ACCCGCTCAAGGCCAAGCAGCTCACCAACATCCGTGCCGCCGGCAGCGATGAGAACATCATCCTCACGCCGCCGATCCGCATGTCGCTGGAACAGGCGCTGGAGTTCATCGACGACGATGAACTGGTGGAGGTGACGCCCAACCACATCCGGCTGCGCAAGAAATTCCTGCACGAGCACGACCGCAAGCGCGCCATGCGCGCGGCCGGGGGCTGAGCCGGGCGACAAACCACGCCAGGCCGGCGGTGCTCTTGGCTCCTAGGTCCCGGTCCGGCCCATCAGCTCGACGCCCTGGCTGTGCAGATAATCGTCGTAGCTGCCACTGAAATCGACGACGCCGGTCGGCGTCAGTTCGATGATGCGCGTCGCCAGGGACGAGACGAACTCGCGGTCGTGGCTGACGAAGATCAGTGTGCCGGGATAGTTTTCCAGGGCGCTGTTGAGCGACTCGATGGATTCCATGTCGAGGTGGTTGGTCGGTTCGTCCATCACCAGGATGTTCGGGCGCGCGAGCATCAGCTTGCCGAACAGCATGCGGCCCTGCTCGCCGCCGGACAGGACCTTCACGGACTTGCCGGTCTCGTCCGACGAGAACAGCAGGCGGCCCAGGGTGCCGCGGATCACCTGTTCGTCGTCCCCGGGTCTCTGCCACTGACTCATCCAGTCGAACAGCGTCATGTCGGTCGCGAAGTCGGCGGCATGGTCCTGGGCGAAATAGCCGATGTCGACATTCTCCGACCATTTCACGGTCCCGTCGTCGGGCGGCAGCTCGCCGACCAGTGTGCGCAGCAGCGTGCTCTTGCCGATGCCATTCGGACCGATCACCGCGACGCGCTCGCCGACCTCGACCATCAGATCGAGGTTGCGGAACAACGGCGTCCCACCATAACCCTTGCTCACTCCGTCGAGCTCCAGCGCCAGACGATAGAGTTTCTTGGCCTGGTCGAAGCGGATGAAGGGATTCACGCGGCTCGACGGTTTGATTTCGTCGAGCTTGATCTTCTCGATCTGCCGGGCGCGTGAGGTCGCCTGCTTCGCCTTGGAGGCGTTGGCGGAGAAGCGGCTGACGAAGGCCTGCAGGTCGGCGATCTGCGCCTTCTTCTTGGCATTGTCGGCGTACAGGCGCTCGCGTGCCTGGGTCGAGGCGCTCATGTACTCGTCGTAATTGCCCGGATAGATGCGCAGTTCTCCGTAGTCCAGATCGGCCATGTGCGTACACACGCTGTTCAGAAAGTGACGATCATGGGAGATGATCACCATGGTGCTGTTGCGGGCGTTGAGCACGCCCTCCAGCCAGCGGATGGTGTTGATGTCCAGGTTGTTGGTCGGCTCGTCGAGCAGCAGGATGTCGGGGTCGGCGAACAGCGCCTGCGCCAGCAGCACGCGCAGCTTCCAGCCGGGTGCCACCGCACTCATCGGTCCGGTGTGCTGCTCCAGCGGGATATCCAGGCCGAACAGCAGCTCGCCGGCGCGCGCCTCGGCGGTATAGCCGTCCAGCTCGGCGAAGCGCACCTCGAGATCGGCGACGCGCATGCCGTCCTCTTCGGTCATCTCGGGCAGCGCGTAGATGCGTTCGCGTTCCTGCTTCACCTCCCAGAGCTCGGTGTGCCCCATGATGACGGTGTCGAGGACCGTGAAATGCTCGAAGGCGAACTGATCCTGGCGCAGCTTGCCGACCCGCTCGTCGGCATCGACGCTGACGTTGCCCGAGGTCGGCTGCAGGTCGCCGCCGAGGATCTTCATCAAGGTCGACTTGCCGCAGCCGTTGGCGCCGATGAGGCCGTAGCGGTTGCCATTGCCGAATTTGACCGAGATGTTCTCGAACAGGGGCTTGGGCCCGAACTGCATGGTGAGATTGGCGGTGATGATCAATGTACTGTTTCCAAAGTCATGAATGTTGAACGTGCACGACGGCAGACCGCGGCCTGTTGCCGAGTGAGGTCCCTGAAAAGCCGGATACGGCATGCGTACTGCAGGAGGGGGACGGGTCGTGCGAGGGCGGTATTGTCTCACATCGGGGCGCAGCGCGCGCGGGCCCTGGTGGCGGGCGGCCCTGCTGCTACCCTGCCCGTACTCAGGGACTTTTGCAGAGGTCCCTCAGGTGTCGCCCGGTGGTTCGTCGTAGACGCCCATGATGGCCTCGAGTTCGCGCTGCAGCAGCCGCCGCTGCGCTGCATCCAGACCCTCGAACTGCGGCAGCGGCTGCCCTTCCCGCAGGGCCCGGATATAGCCGCGGACGGAACCGCAGCCCTGCTCGCAGAACTCTTCGACACAGCGGTCGACGCTGGCATCGCCGGTCGTCATGGCGCGGCCGCTCTGACGACCCGTGCGCCGCGAATAGCCGCTCGGCCGGCCCACCACAGCCGCAGCCTCAGCCCGGGACCGGTGGTGTAACCGGCGGCAGTGGAACGGATCATCCCGGCGCCATCGATGACGAAGAACGCGGGCACACCGCGCACGCCGTAGCGCTGCGCAAGCTCGCCGTCGGTGTCGCGCAGCACGGCAAAATCCAGCTCATGCTCTTCCATATAGGCGCGCAGCGCGGCCGGTGCGGTATCCTCCAGTGCCACGCTCAATACCGGGTAGTCCGCCGCGATGGACCGGATGGTGCCCTGCTCGGCCCGGCACACCGGGCACCAGGTCGCCCAGAAGTAGACCAGCACCGGTCGGCCGTGGAAATCCGCGAGTGCGCGTGGCGTGCCATCGAGGTCCACGCCCTGGAGCAGCGGGGCGCGGCCGACGACCGCATCCCGCGTCTGATAGAGATGCACCGCGACCAGCACGGCCGCCAGCAGCAGCGCATCGCGCAGCCAGCGCCAGTAACGCGACTGCCTGGCCTGGGTATCAGCCTGCGTATGCACGGTCGTAACACCACCCAGTGTGCGTTCGTTCACAGAATCCGGCGGCATCTACCTGCCGGAATGGCGATATGTTGACGCTGTTCCGGTCACAGCGATGGCGTTATCTTACCCTGTAACCACCTCCCACCCCCAGCCGAGCCGATCAATGACGACACGCACCGCTGCCGCCACCCGCCTTCCGCTCGCTGCGATCATCGGCCTGTGCGCCGGCTGCGCCGGCATCGGCACGGGCGATCACCACGCCGAGCTGCCTCATCTGAGCCCCGGTCACGATCTGGTCCTCGCCTGGGTGCCGCGCGAGCGTGCCCAGACCGGGGCCGTCGCCGAGGCGGCCGCGCATATCGCGCTGGCCAAGGCCAAGCGCGCCGCCGAGGCAGAGTTGTGCGGCGGCACCTGGTTGTTTTCGGGCACGCTCGAGCAGGACAGTCGGGCCGTGCTCGCCGTGGCCCCCGAGTCGCTCGGTGGTTTCACCGGCTGGCAGGTACGCATCCGCTGGGCACCGCACGTCGCCGAGTGCGGCGTCAGTCCGCAGCGCTATGCGCTCGCCGTGAGCGAGCACCTGCCCGAGTGGATGATGACTCAGTCCAGCCAACCGCTGGCGCTGTTCCACCGCGGCACGGCGCTCTATCATCAGGACGCGCCGCCGTATTCCGCCATTGCGCTGCATGGCGCTGACTGACGCCCGTCAGTCCGCTGCACCTTCCGCCAGCAGGTCCCCCAAGGTCAACGCGCCGAAGCTGTCGGTGCGGGCATGATCGGCGCGTTCAATGACGGCATCCACGGCCGGCAGCGGCATCAACCGGTCCTTGCTGAGAAAACGACTCTCGTCCGCGGCCCGCACGTCCTCGATGAGATCGGCGACGCGAATGGTGGCGATGTCGCGCGCCGGCATATAGGTCACGGGTTCGCTGTTGAGCTCGACCAGATAGCCCTGCTCCATCAGGTTGTCGATCAGGCGCTGCAGTGGCGCGATGGGCATACCCAGATGCCGGGCCAGCACCTCGGCGCCCCAGGCTGGCCGGTCACGGCGGTGGTGGTCGGCGATCAGATACATCAGTGTCAGACTCAGTCGTTCCTTCAGCCGATTGCTCAGCGTCAGCCGCACGCGCGTCTGTACCAAGTACTGCGGGTGCTGTACGTAGAAGGCGATCTGCGCACCGAGCAGCAGCACCAGCCAGTTGATGTACAACCAGATCAGCAGCAGCACCAGGATGGCGAAGCTGGAATAGATGGCGGCGTACCGGGTCGACGAGGCGATGAAGACGGCGAACGCCCAGCCGGTACTCTGCCACAGTATGCCGGCGACCAGCCCCCCCACCAGCGCCGCACCCAGCCTGACCCGG
This region of Gammaproteobacteria bacterium genomic DNA includes:
- a CDS encoding protein disulfide oxidoreductase, with translation MPPDSVNERTLGGVTTVHTQADTQARQSRYWRWLRDALLLAAVLVAVHLYQTRDAVVGRAPLLQGVDLDGTPRALADFHGRPVLVYFWATWCPVCRAEQGTIRSIAADYPVLSVALEDTAPAALRAYMEEHELDFAVLRDTDGELAQRYGVRGVPAFFVIDGAGMIRSTAAGYTTGPGLRLRLWWAGRAAIRGARVVRAAAP
- a CDS encoding ABC-F family ATPase, which codes for MIITANLTMQFGPKPLFENISVKFGNGNRYGLIGANGCGKSTLMKILGGDLQPTSGNVSVDADERVGKLRQDQFAFEHFTVLDTVIMGHTELWEVKQERERIYALPEMTEEDGMRVADLEVRFAELDGYTAEARAGELLFGLDIPLEQHTGPMSAVAPGWKLRVLLAQALFADPDILLLDEPTNNLDINTIRWLEGVLNARNSTMVIISHDRHFLNSVCTHMADLDYGELRIYPGNYDEYMSASTQARERLYADNAKKKAQIADLQAFVSRFSANASKAKQATSRARQIEKIKLDEIKPSSRVNPFIRFDQAKKLYRLALELDGVSKGYGGTPLFRNLDLMVEVGERVAVIGPNGIGKSTLLRTLVGELPPDDGTVKWSENVDIGYFAQDHAADFATDMTLFDWMSQWQRPGDDEQVIRGTLGRLLFSSDETGKSVKVLSGGEQGRMLFGKLMLARPNILVMDEPTNHLDMESIESLNSALENYPGTLIFVSHDREFVSSLATRIIELTPTGVVDFSGSYDDYLHSQGVELMGRTGT